In one window of Romboutsia hominis DNA:
- a CDS encoding phosphate propanoyltransferase — MDFNNKELVEKITKIVIQKLQEEKEVLIPIGISNRHIHLCEEDFKILFGKDKSLSKFRDLKQPGQYAANECVTIKGSKGELTKVRILGPLRNETQIEISVSDGFKLGINPPIKESGNLKDTPGIEIIGPKGKVVKEKGVICALRHIHMSPNDAKKLNLCDKDIVDVEITGIRKAILGNVLIRVNENFELEMHLDMDEANSCLIKNNDLVKIVENR, encoded by the coding sequence ATGGATTTTAACAATAAGGAATTAGTAGAAAAAATAACTAAAATAGTAATACAAAAATTACAAGAAGAAAAAGAAGTTTTAATCCCTATCGGTATCTCAAATAGACACATACATTTGTGTGAAGAAGATTTTAAAATACTATTTGGCAAAGATAAATCACTAAGTAAATTTAGAGATTTAAAGCAACCAGGTCAGTATGCTGCAAATGAATGTGTAACTATAAAAGGCTCTAAAGGAGAATTAACAAAAGTTCGAATTTTAGGGCCTTTAAGAAATGAAACTCAGATTGAAATTTCTGTATCGGATGGCTTTAAATTAGGTATAAATCCACCTATAAAAGAATCAGGAAATCTAAAAGATACTCCTGGTATTGAAATTATAGGGCCTAAAGGAAAAGTTGTCAAAGAAAAAGGTGTAATTTGTGCATTAAGACATATACATATGTCACCAAATGATGCTAAAAAATTAAATTTATGTGATAAAGATATAGTAGATGTTGAGATAACGGGGATTAGAAAAGCTATACTAGGAAACGTATTAATTAGAGTAAATGAAAATTTTGAACTAGAAATGCATTTAGATATGGATGAAGCTAATTCGTGCTTAATAAAAAATAACGACTTAGTTAAAATTGTAGAAAATAGGTGA